Proteins encoded together in one Ipomoea triloba cultivar NCNSP0323 chromosome 4, ASM357664v1 window:
- the LOC116017264 gene encoding protein UPSTREAM OF FLC yields the protein MEGRMKKYRPLSPERAKVWTEKSPKYRQKQQPRKEQQSSSSSSNNRVAVVYYLCRNRQLEHPHFIEVPLSSPEGLYLRDVIERLNVLRGRGMASMYSWSCKRSYKNGFVWHDLSEDDLILPAHGNEYVLKGSELLEESNLGNFSPGRNVRFQNPKLLPEPPSARSQDDSSSSSSMNGRGTKPSQDDELSPPVERPNSSAVSPESSAGKNFSWNGSLSLAEYKVYKNDGSADASTQTEENPSRNNSVRETCTRGVSTDDGSPEPESNRANDNQHVLQMKESSEICKEAVSPPPSTSSVSSGGRTDTLESLIRSDISKLNSFRILEEEEFRVPTTKLKPSNMLMQLISCGSISVKDHSFGLIPMYKPRFSHSKFPSPLFSTSLTLGELDCLTENPRLMGLRLEDKEYFSGSLIETNVPKGVAVLKRSSSFNADRTNKQIDPVEDKEEDVSSTGSKCIPRAIKASLSKHPRSESMRSPISEGPRISSEGAENPQAITFDTPTGGSRRITEPTSGKKQSKRAESFREEGNAIKIIEERLASGARVIIQSKGSPDKEL from the exons ATGGAGGGGCGGATGAAAAAGTACCGTCCTTTGAGCCCGGAGAGAGCCAAAGTTTGGACGGAGAAATCTCCAAAATATCGGCAGAAACAGCAGCCCAGGAAGGAGCAGCAAAGTAGCAGTAGCAGTAGTAATAACAGAGTTGCTGTGGTGTATTATCTATGTAGAAATCGGCAGCTTGAGCATCCCCATTTCATTGAAGTCCCTCTTTCTTCCCCGGAGGGGCTCTACTTGAGAG ATGTAATTGAGAGGCTTAATGTTTTGAGGGGCAGAGGCATGGCTTCAATGTACTCTTGGTCTTGCAAGAG GAGCTATAAGAATGGGTTTGTTTGGCATGATCTTTCTGAAGATGATCTGATTCTTCCTGCTCATGGTAATGAATATGTTCTCAAGGGTTCAGAACTTTTGGAAGAATCTAATTTAG GGAACTTCAGCCCTGGAAGAAATGTTAGATTTCAAAATCCAAAACTGTTACCGGAACCGCCATCTGCTAGAAGCCAAGATgattcttcctcatcttccagCATGAATGGGAGAGGAACAAAACCTTCACAGGACGATGAACTTTCTCCCCCGGTTGAACGCCCCAATTCATCTGCTGTGTCCCCCGAGTCTAGTGCTGGGAAAAATTTCTCGTGGAATGGTTCGTTAAGCTTGGCAGAGTACAAGGTGTACAAGAACGATGGCTCTGCTGATGCTTCCACGCAGACAGAAGAAAATCCGAGCAGAAATAATAGTGTTCGGGAGACCTGCACCAGAGGCGTTTCAACAGATGATGGATCTCCCGAGCCTGAAAGTAATAGGGCGAATGACAACCAGCACGTTTTACAGATGAAAGAATCATCTGAGATTTGCAAGGAGGCAGTTTCACCACCTCCGTCTACATCTAGTGTATCATCAGGCGGCAGAACTGATACCTTGGAGTCTCTCATTAGATCCGATATCAGTAAGCTCAACAGCTTTAGAATTCTCGAAGAGGAGGAATTCCGAGTGCCCACAACAAAACTTAAGCCTTCAAACATGCTAATGCAATTAATCTCCTGTGGATCCATTTCGGTGAAGGATCACAGTTTTGGTCTTATCCCAATGTACAAGCCGAGATTTTCGCATTCAAAATTTCCATCCCCACTATTCTCGACCTCATTAACCTTGGGAGAACTTGATTGCCTGACCGAAAATCCTAGACTAATGGGTCTGAGGTTAGAAGATAAAGAGTATTTCAGCGGGAGTTTGATCGAGACAAATGTGCCCAAAGGAGTAGCTGTTCTTAAAAGGTCATCATCATTTAATGCTGACAG GACTAATAAGCAGATTGATCCAGTCGAGGACAAAGAGGAGGATGTAAGCTCAACAGGCTCAAAGTGCATCCCCCGAGCAATCAAGGCGTCCTTGAGTAAGCATCCAAGAAGTGAATCGATGAGATCTCCAATTTCTGAGGGTCCAAGAATCTCATCTGAAGGAGCGGAGAACCCACAAGCCATCACATTTGACACACCAACAGGAGGAAGCAGGAGAATTACGGAGCCTACCTCGGGAAAGAAACAGTCAAAGAGAGCCGAATCTTTCAGGGAGGAGGGGAACGCGATCAAAATTATTGAAGAAAG GCTTGCTTCAGGAGCTCGGGTTATAATACAGTCAAAAGGATCTCCCGACAAGGAACTTTAA
- the LOC116015212 gene encoding protein enabled homolog isoform X1: MDVQPTALLNWALLCQGKSMDELRQWLLVTTMELEKTRMKAQEELEMRENQIFQLKDMLSRAMKEKIDAEEKCKRLLLEIERLLLQPPPPPAAAPMSGVSSIEDEPRIRGVDHSNNNGFSSSDSDESIVSSPATQDLPIVIDKPLPEKGKFLQAVMKAGPLLQTLLLAGPLPQWRHPPPPMDSYQIPPPPVAIPSPAPAPATNCLPPQDSLLSITAYNSISNCGRINRKRGFFDDSDSSMEAKYQRVVL; encoded by the exons ATGGATGTTCAACCCACTGCTCTTCTCAATTGGGCACTTCTCTGCCAAGGAAAG AGCATGGATGAGCTGCGGCAGTGGCTGCTAGTGACAACTATGGAGCTGGAGAAAACAAGAATGAAAGCTCAAGAGGAGCTGGAAATGAGAGAGAATCAGATTTTTCAGCTCAAAGATATGCTGAGCAGAGCGATGAAGGAGAAAATTGATGCAGAGGAGAAGTGTAAAAGGTTGCTGCTTGAGATTGAGAGGCTTCTGTtgcagccgccgccgccgcctgcggCGGCTCCAATGTCTGGGGTTTCCAGTATTGAAGATGAGCCGAGAATTAGGGGAGTGGATCACTCTAATAATAATGGCTTCTCCTCCTCCGATTCCGACGAGAGCATTGTTTCGTCGCCGGCGACTCAAGATTTGCCGATTGTGATAGATAAGCCCTTGCCGGAAAAGGGGAAGTTTTTGCAGGCGGTGATGAAAGCAGGGCCGCTTCTTCAGACCCTTTTGCTAGCTGGCCCTCTCCCCCAGTGGCGCCACCCTCCTCCGCCCATGGACTCTTACCAGATTCCGCCTCCGCCCGTCGCCATTCCAtctccggcgccggcgccggcgactAACTGTCTCCCTCCTCAAGATTCTCTCCTGAGCATCACTGCTTACAACAGCATCTCCAACTGTGGAAGGATAAACAGGAAAAGGGGTTTCTTTGATGATTCTGATTCTTCCATGGAAGCCAAGTACCAAAGGGTTGTCCTTTGA
- the LOC116015212 gene encoding uncharacterized protein LOC116015212 isoform X2 yields the protein MDVQPTALLNWALLCQGKSMDELRQWLLVTTMELEKTRMKAQEELEMRENQIFQLKDMLSRAMKEKIDAEEKCKRLLLEIERLLLQPPPPPAAAPMSGVSSIEDEPRIRGVDHSNNNGFSSSDSDESIVSSPAPAPATNCLPPQDSLLSITAYNSISNCGRINRKRGFFDDSDSSMEAKYQRVVL from the exons ATGGATGTTCAACCCACTGCTCTTCTCAATTGGGCACTTCTCTGCCAAGGAAAG AGCATGGATGAGCTGCGGCAGTGGCTGCTAGTGACAACTATGGAGCTGGAGAAAACAAGAATGAAAGCTCAAGAGGAGCTGGAAATGAGAGAGAATCAGATTTTTCAGCTCAAAGATATGCTGAGCAGAGCGATGAAGGAGAAAATTGATGCAGAGGAGAAGTGTAAAAGGTTGCTGCTTGAGATTGAGAGGCTTCTGTtgcagccgccgccgccgcctgcggCGGCTCCAATGTCTGGGGTTTCCAGTATTGAAGATGAGCCGAGAATTAGGGGAGTGGATCACTCTAATAATAATGGCTTCTCCTCCTCCGATTCCGACGAGAGCATTGTTTCGTCG ccggcgccggcgccggcgactAACTGTCTCCCTCCTCAAGATTCTCTCCTGAGCATCACTGCTTACAACAGCATCTCCAACTGTGGAAGGATAAACAGGAAAAGGGGTTTCTTTGATGATTCTGATTCTTCCATGGAAGCCAAGTACCAAAGGGTTGTCCTTTGA
- the LOC116017009 gene encoding DNA ligase 1: MLSLRSCSCYFANTFIFFTRFHSHPTPNSIPFLLFAKPFSPKPLIISANPNLRSMSTRRSAFDVLMANSKKKSKTQTPPAQESSPKKRKSAEKDTPEQKSSSVSAIPENDNSNAKAIENAGSIDGPRNGGDSEEVAAKKPKLISPDESVAELKKKAANFDPKKAAYWGDGERVPFMFVAKAFGAIEEESGRIAITDIVTNMLRTVIHTTPDDLLPAVYLSANKIAPAHEGLELGIGDASIIKALAEACGAKEAHIKKQYKDLGDLGLVAKASRSSQSLMRKPEPLTVAKVFSTFRLIAKESGKDSQEKKKNYIKSLLVAATDCEPQYLIRLLQTKLRIGLAEQTLLVALSHATVYSEKDSSPPASVNSSIEEAEKIVKQVYSVIPVYDKIVPALLSGGVCNLQKTCSFSPGVPVGPMLAKATKGVSEIVDKFQDKEFTCEYKYDGERAQIHYLENGSVEIYSRNAERNTGKFPDVVAAISRLKKPSTSSFVLDCELVAYDREKQKILPFQILSTRARKNVVVSDIKVNVCIYAFDILYLNGQPLIQEQLSVRREHLYSSFEEEPGYFQFATSTTSNDLEEITQFLEAAVNGSCEGLIIKTLSGDSTYEPSKRSHNWLKLKKDYMESIGDSLDLVPIAAFHGRGKRTGVYGAFLLACYDSNNEEFQSICKIGTGFSETMLEERSASHRSKVIPQPKSYYRYAETLNPDVWFEPTEVWEVKAADLTISPVHRAAIGIVDPEKGISLRFPRLIRIREDKTPEQASTAEMVADMYSAQKHTQQNNQDVDEE; this comes from the exons ATGTTATCACTCCGTTCTTGCTCCTGCTACTTCGCCAAcaccttcatcttcttcactcgCTTCCATTCTCACCCTACACCCAATTCAATTCCATTTCTCCTCTTCGCTAAACCCTTCTCTCCTAAACCCCTAATCATTTCCGCAAACCCTAATCTCAGATCAATGTCGACTCGCCGCTCAGCGTTCGACGTCCTAATGGCGAATTCCAAGAAGAAATCCAAGACTCAGACACCTCCGGCCCAAGAGTCTTCGCCCAAGAAACGCAAGAGCGCCGAAAAAGACACTCCGGAACAGAAATCTAGCTCCGTTTCAGCTATTCCCGAAAATGACAATTCCAATGCGAAGGCGATTGAGAATGCCGGTTCTATAGATGGGCCGAGGAATGGCGGGGATAGCGAGGAAGTGGCAGCTAAGAAACCGAAGCTGATAAGTCCTGATGAGAGCGTTGCGGAGCTGAAGAAGAAGGCGGCGAATTTTGATCCGAAAAAGGCGGCGTATTGGGGAGATGGCGAGAGAGTGCCGTTCATGTTTGTGGCGAAGGCGTTTGGTGCAATTGAAGAGGAGTCTGGGCGGATTGCCATCACTGACATTGTGACCAATATGTTAAGGACCGTGATTCACACCACCCCTGACGACTTGTTGCCTGCGGTGTACCTTTCTGCAAACAAAATTGCACCTGCCCATGAGGGATTGGAACTTGGAATTGGAGATGCATCAATTATTAAGGCCCTTGCTGAGGCTTGTGGGGCTAAAGAAGCACACATTAAAAAGCAATATAAG GATCTTGGTGATTTAGGCCTTGTTGCAAAAGCAAGTCGATCGTCTCAGTCTTTGATGCGTAAACCAGAACCATTAACTGTTGCCAAAGTTTTTAGTACATTTCGGCTTATAGCTAAG GAATCTGGCAAGGATagtcaagaaaagaaaaagaattacaTCAAGTCTCTACTAGTTGCAGCTACTGATTGTGAACCTCAGTATTTGATCCGACTACTACAG ACAAAGTTACGCATCGGTTTGGCAGAACAAACTCTTTTAGTGGCACTGAGCCATGCCACAGTATACTCAGAGAAGGATTCTTCACCCCCTGCTAGTGTGAATTCATCTATAGAAGAG GCTGAGAAGATTGTAAAACAAGTTTACTCTGTGATTCCTGTATATGATAAAATTGTTCCTGCTCTTCTTTCTGGTGGTGTCTGTAACCTTCAAAAGACATGCTCTTTCTCGCCTGGTGTTCCAGTTGGACCTATGCTAGCTAAGGCAACTAAAGGAGTATCTGAAATTGTTGACAAGTTTCAAGATAAGGAGTTCACTTGTGAATACAAGTATGATGGTGAGCGCGCTCAG ATTCATTACTTGGAAAATGGGTCAGTGGAGATATACAGCAGAAATGCAGAACGTAATACTGGAAAGTTTCCTGATGTTGTTGCTGCTATTTCTAG ATTAAAAAAACCTTCTACAAGTTCTTTTGTTCTTGACTGTGAATTAGTTGCATATGATCGTGAGAAACAGAAAATCCTGCCTTTTCAG ATCCTCAGTACACGTGCTCGTAAAAATGTTGTTGTGAGTGACATCAAGGTGAATGTTTGCATCTATGCCTTTGATATCTTGTATCTTAATGGACAACCACTTATTCAAGAGCAGCTCAGTGTTCGTAGAGAG CATCTCTATAGTTCCTTTGAGGAAGAACCTGGCTATTTTCAATTTGCCACGAGTACTACATCAAATGATCTTGAGGAAATAACACAATTTCTTGAAGCTGCTGTTAATGGCAG TTGTGAGGGATTGATCATCAAAACATTGAGTGGAGATTCGACATATGAGCCTTCAAAACGCTCACATAACTGgctaaaattgaaaaaggatTACATGGAAAG TATTGGAGACTCCCTCGATTTGGTACCAATAGCTGCTTTTCATGGCCGAGGGAAACGTACTG GTGTTTATGGAGCTTTTCTCCTTGCTTGTTATGATAGTAACAATGAGGAATTTCAAAGCATTTGTAAAATCG GCACTGGTTTTTCTGAAACAATGCTTGAAGAACGCTCTGCCAGTCATCGTTCTAAAGTTATCCCCCAGCCAAAG TCATATTACAGGTATGCAGAAACACTCAATCCAGATGTATGGTTTGAACCCACTGAG GTTTGGGAGGTGAAAGCTGCAGACCTTACGATTAGCCCTGTGCACCGTGCTGCCATTGGTATTGTGGATCCTGAAAAG GGAATTTCTCTGCGATTTCCTCGCTTGATTCGTATTCGAGAAGACAAGACTCCAGAACAGGCCTCAACAGCAGAGATG gttgCAGATATGTATTCTGCTCAGAAACACACTCAACAAAATAATCAGGATGTAGATGAAGAGTGA